A stretch of Macadamia integrifolia cultivar HAES 741 chromosome 7, SCU_Mint_v3, whole genome shotgun sequence DNA encodes these proteins:
- the LOC122083590 gene encoding deSI-like protein At4g17486, translating into MFRRVLSGKRKTGSVPVYLNVYDLTPINGYAYWFGLGVYHSGVHVHEVEYAFGAHDFPTTGIFEGEPKQCPGFTFRKSILIGRTDSGPKEVRALMEELAEEYTGNTYNLITKNCNHFCNDACIRLTGKPIPRWVNRLARIGLLCNCVLPAGLNAVKVRHQRTEDGPCEGEKKQLRSRSSRFVSTSSSSNSDTSLSGSVSKSGRLRRHLLPSSRVILTSSPSLKL; encoded by the exons atgTTTAGAAGAGTCCTCTCTGGGAAGAGGAAAACCGGATCTGTCCCTGTATATCTCAATGTCTACGATCTCACTCCTATTAATGGCTACGCTTACTGGTTCGGCCTCGGCGTTTACCACTCCGGTGTGCACG TTCATGAAGTGGAATACGCATTTGGGGCTCATGATTTTCCGACGACGGGGATTTTTGAAGGGGAACCGAAGCAATGCCCTGGATTCACTTTCAGGAAATCGATTCTGATTGGGAGAACAGATTCAGGTCCCAAAGAAGTCCGAGCATTGATGGAGGAGCTGGCTGAGGAGTACACTGGAAACACTTACAATCTCATCACCAAGAACTGTAATCACTTCTGCAACGACGCTTGCATCAGATTGACTGGAAAACCCATCCCTCGTTGGGTTAATCGACTTGCCAGAATCG GTTTGTTATGCAATTGTGTTCTTCCGGCGGGTTTGAATGCTGTGAAGGTTCGGCATCAAAGAACGGAAGATGGGCCTtgtgaaggagaaaagaagcaGCTGAGAAGCCGTTCAAGTAGGTTTGTCTCTACCTCTTCCTCTTCGAATTCTGATACATCGTTGTCTGGTTCTGTAAGCAAAAGTGGTAGACTCAGACGCCATTTACTTCCATCTTCGCGTGTGATTCTTACTTCTTCTCCATCCTTAAAGCTGTAA
- the LOC122083848 gene encoding protein PAM68, chloroplastic-like yields the protein MESYPLQCIKSFLSPSPPSTRTKPISNFLPIIQTKPFQTQNPSFRPPPATRYSAALKNPRGFGAASPKKSKTKKQPKRDDEDDPDAEEEPVDDTIPEVVTNRMMSRMGFSVGIPLFTGLLFFPFFYYLKVVMKIDVPTWIPFGVSFIFFGLALSGVSYGIVSSSWDPMREGSLLGWNEAQKNWPVFWQSLWGRSGKK from the coding sequence ATGGAATCTTACCCATTACAATGCATCAAATCCTTTCTATCTCCCTCTCCACCCTCCACCCGAACCAAACCCATCTCAAATTTCCTTCCGATCATCCAAACCAAAccctttcaaacccaaaatccttCCTTCCGGCCGCCGCCGGCGACACGGTACTCAGCAGCTCTAAAGAACCCGAGAGGCTTTGGGGCAGCGTCCCCGAAGAAAAGCAAGACGAAGAAGCAGCCAAAGAGAGACGATGAAGATGATCCCGATGCCGAAGAAGAACCTGTTGACGACACGATACCTGAGGTAGTTACGAACCGGATGATGAGCAGGATGGGATTCTCGGTTGGGATTCCGCTCTTCACTGGGTTGTTGTTCTTCCCGTTCTTCTATTACCTGAAGGTAGTGATGAAAATTGATGTCCCCACATGGATTCCTTTCGGAGTATCGTTCATCTTCTTTGGATTGGCTCTGTCGGGGGTGAGCTATGGGATCGTGTCGTCGAGCTGGGATCCGATGAGGGAAGGGTCTTTATTGGGATGGAATGAAGCTCAGAAGAATTGGCCTGTGTTCTGGCAATCTCTGTGGGGAAGATCAGgaaagaagtag